CAGACGAAGCCTGGAAGACCTGGAGTGGAGCTCCACCAGGAGGCCCAAGGTGGTCCAGAGCTGCACCTGAGGGCTGAGGAGCGTTCCAGTGTGGAGCTTCACCAGGAGGCCAGGCCGCGCACTGGGGCTGAGCTTCACCGGGAGGCCAGGCCGCGGTCCAGGGCTGAGCTTCGCCGGGATGCCAGGCCGCGGTCCAGGGCTGAGCTCCACCGGGAGGCCCGGGCCCAGGCCCGGGAAGCAGCTGAGCTGAGGCGGGTGAGGGAAGTACAGCAGACCCGAAGGAGGCGGTTATCGGAGGCGTGCGTGCGGTCCTGGGCGGAGGAGGAGGCTGGGCCCGGGCCTGggcctggggctggggctggggctggaacCGGGGCCCTGAGCCCACAGCAGGTATCACGGATCTGGGTTGAGGACCGGTACCGGCTGCTGTACTGTGAGGTACCGAAGGCAGGATGCTCCAACTGGAAGCGGGTGCTGATGGTTCTAGGGGGCCAGGCCCAGACCACGGCCCAGATTGAGCACCAAGCTGCCCATTACAGTAACTCCCTGCGGCGGCTCGACAGCTTTGACCGGGAGGGTGTGCTGCTCCGGCTCCGCACCTACACCAAACTGCTGTTTGTCCGAGAGCCACTCGAACGCCTGGTCTCGGCCTTCCGCGATAAGTTTGAGCGACCTAACGCCTACTACCAGCCGCTGTTTGGCAGCGCCATCATCG
The DNA window shown above is from Chiloscyllium plagiosum isolate BGI_BamShark_2017 unplaced genomic scaffold, ASM401019v2 scaf_26065, whole genome shotgun sequence and carries:
- the LOC122545264 gene encoding carbohydrate sulfotransferase 8-like, producing the protein MKLHQGDHKGPEVELPWGVLQRPEWGFQQTKPGRPGVELHQEAQGGPELHLRAEERSSVELHQEARPRTGAELHREARPRSRAELRRDARPRSRAELHREARAQAREAAELRRVREVQQTRRRRLSEACVRSWAEEEAGPGPGPGAGAGAGTGALSPQQVSRIWVEDRYRLLYCEVPKAGCSNWKRVLMVLGGQAQTTAQIEHQAAHYSNSLRRLDSFDREGVLLRLRTYTKLLFVREPLERLVSAFRDKFERPNAYYQPLFGSAIIARYRPNATAQALRTGSGLTFPEFVQYLLDPARPLGMDIHWEPVSHLCSPCRIHYDFIGRFERLESEADSALRLLGAPRKLRFPRGNPSTGPSLSHRYLSQLSPADRSRAFHFYRSDYTLFNYPRPPGTLPD